The following proteins are co-located in the Acidimicrobiia bacterium genome:
- a CDS encoding NADH-quinone oxidoreductase subunit M — MPDWPVLTAIAFTPALGALLVLFTPARRPELARGIAYATTTCTAGLVGYMLWHFQTGNGHFQFVESYQWIPELGISYTLGIDGISLFMVVVTALLFPIGLLAAQSLQYRVKAYMFHFLLLETAIMGIFLSLDLVLFFVFWELLLVPMYFLIGEWGHERRKYAAVKFFIYTMAGSALFLISILALAFLHQSDTGVLTFDFRTLMEWNGLARSTEIWLFLGFFISFAIKAPLVPFHTWMPDVHTEAPTFGSVILAGVLLKMGAYGFLRFSFTLFPQASVDLAPLLLALSVIGILYGALVASVQKDLKRLIAYSSVAHMGFIILGIFSLTTIGLDGALFNMLSHPLTTGSLFLLVGMLYERRHTRQISELKGIWNVAPVFTALFLVATLAGIGVPGFSGFIGEFLALLGTFFANRPWAIAAAVGVIFAAVYMLWAFRRVFTEEPDEANRAFPDVGVREIVVVAPLLLLSLFLGVYPKPVLERVEPTAEVVIRHLEERTDYSEPDVNVDISRDEMRDADEEEHE, encoded by the coding sequence ATGCCCGACTGGCCCGTCCTCACCGCCATCGCGTTCACGCCGGCTCTCGGCGCACTCCTCGTGCTGTTCACCCCGGCGCGGCGACCCGAGCTGGCACGAGGGATCGCCTACGCCACGACCACCTGCACGGCGGGCCTCGTCGGCTACATGCTCTGGCACTTCCAGACCGGCAACGGCCACTTCCAGTTCGTGGAGAGCTACCAGTGGATCCCCGAGCTCGGGATCAGCTACACGCTCGGGATCGACGGCATCAGCCTCTTCATGGTCGTCGTGACCGCGCTGCTGTTCCCGATCGGGCTTCTCGCCGCCCAGTCGCTCCAGTACCGGGTCAAGGCGTACATGTTCCACTTCCTGCTGCTCGAGACGGCGATCATGGGGATCTTCCTCAGCCTCGACCTCGTCCTGTTCTTCGTGTTCTGGGAGCTCCTGCTGGTCCCGATGTACTTCCTCATCGGGGAGTGGGGCCACGAGCGACGCAAGTACGCGGCCGTGAAGTTCTTCATCTACACGATGGCCGGATCGGCGCTGTTCCTGATCTCGATCCTGGCCCTGGCGTTCCTCCACCAGAGTGACACCGGCGTGCTCACGTTCGACTTCCGGACCCTGATGGAGTGGAACGGCCTCGCGCGCTCCACCGAGATCTGGCTGTTCCTCGGGTTCTTCATCTCGTTCGCCATCAAGGCACCGTTGGTCCCGTTCCACACGTGGATGCCCGACGTCCACACCGAAGCACCCACGTTCGGCTCGGTGATCCTGGCCGGTGTCCTGCTGAAGATGGGCGCCTACGGGTTCCTGCGCTTCTCGTTCACGTTGTTCCCCCAGGCGTCGGTCGACCTGGCCCCGCTCCTGCTGGCCCTGTCGGTGATCGGAATCCTCTACGGCGCGCTCGTGGCATCGGTACAGAAGGACCTCAAGCGGCTCATCGCGTACTCGTCGGTCGCCCACATGGGGTTCATCATCCTGGGGATCTTCTCGCTCACGACCATCGGTCTCGACGGTGCGCTGTTCAACATGCTCAGCCACCCCCTCACGACCGGGTCGCTGTTCCTGCTCGTCGGGATGCTCTACGAGCGCCGCCACACGCGACAGATCTCGGAGCTGAAGGGGATCTGGAACGTGGCGCCTGTTTTCACGGCGCTGTTCCTCGTTGCCACGCTCGCCGGTATCGGGGTCCCGGGCTTCTCGGGCTTCATCGGTGAGTTCCTGGCGCTGCTGGGAACGTTCTTCGCGAACCGTCCGTGGGCGATCGCGGCGGCGGTCGGTGTGATCTTCGCCGCGGTCTACATGCTTTGGGCGTTCCGTCGCGTGTTCACCGAGGAGCCCGACGAGGCCAACCGGGCCTTCCCCGACGTCGGGGTACGGGAGATCGTGGTCGTGGCGCCGCTGCTTCTGCTCAGCCTCTTCCTGGGCGTGTACCCGAAGCCGGTCCTCGAGCGCGTCGAGCCCACTGCCGAGGTCGTGATCCGGCACCTGGAGGAGCGCACCGACTACAGCGAGCCAGACGTCAACGTCGACATCTCGCGGGATGAGATGCGTGACGCCGATGAGGAGGAGCACGAGTGA
- the nuoL gene encoding NADH-quinone oxidoreductase subunit L — protein sequence MTARDILELIWIVPLLPLVGWVVLSFFGRRFFGEPRAGWLAAAMVGLSFVWSVVSFFALQSLPAEERLEISTIYEWVPAGAFHVDLGFLVDPLSMAYILFVTGVATLIHVYAIGYMHGDERFARFFAWFNLFVASMLVLVLADNLLLTFLGWEGVGVASYLLIGFWYEKEENAVAGQKAFITNRTGDVGFLIAMLLIVASVGTLEYVPGLEAASGLSQGTATAIGLLLLVGAVGKSAQLPLSIWLPDSMAGPTPVSALIHAATMVTAGVYLIARTYPFFEASGGAALTTVAWVGALTCFLAGAAGTMQLELKKVLAYSTISQIGYMFLGLGVGAPAAAVFFVIMHAFFKATLFLGAGSLMHSNNDNQDMRVMGGFRRYMPLTALGFMAAWLSISGVFPFAGFWSKDGVLESAFFAGGWSNKAVWVLGTASIFFTAFYLTRQVWMVYFGNERFRKGVPVVSGGSDDDPAPPVDDATDGAEAPVGVDEPPAAGDLAAEVAIDLKMPVDPEPQLEEPPPERNWLMTVPLLALAVLATVGGVINLPFTSFENLDKWLDPVFEGTEPIHAPSFLAGFSLSMLSLAIAVGTIFFTRHIYRRGLPGRTDILPAKVGRLSVVVANAFYLDRLVSWCVRRPGRWFADFLAGPVDERGIDGTVNGVGRLFLWGSRNVRRVQTGNVRNYALGVLVGSALILLYVVWRVL from the coding sequence ATGACAGCCCGCGACATCCTCGAGCTGATCTGGATCGTCCCGCTGCTGCCCCTGGTGGGCTGGGTCGTGCTGTCGTTCTTCGGTCGGCGTTTCTTCGGCGAGCCCCGAGCCGGATGGCTCGCCGCGGCCATGGTCGGCCTGTCGTTCGTGTGGTCGGTCGTGTCGTTCTTCGCTCTCCAGAGCCTGCCCGCAGAGGAGCGCCTCGAGATCTCCACGATCTACGAGTGGGTTCCCGCCGGTGCGTTCCACGTCGATCTCGGGTTCCTCGTCGACCCGCTGTCGATGGCCTACATCCTGTTCGTGACGGGTGTGGCGACGCTGATCCACGTCTACGCCATCGGCTACATGCACGGCGACGAGCGTTTCGCCCGGTTCTTCGCCTGGTTCAACCTCTTCGTGGCGTCGATGCTCGTGCTCGTCCTCGCCGACAACCTCCTGCTCACCTTCCTCGGATGGGAGGGCGTCGGCGTCGCGTCCTACCTGCTCATCGGCTTCTGGTACGAGAAGGAGGAGAACGCCGTCGCGGGCCAGAAGGCCTTCATCACGAACCGCACCGGCGACGTGGGTTTTCTCATCGCGATGCTCCTCATCGTGGCCAGCGTCGGCACCCTCGAGTACGTCCCGGGCCTCGAGGCGGCGTCGGGCCTGTCCCAGGGGACCGCAACCGCCATCGGGCTCCTTCTGCTCGTCGGCGCCGTCGGCAAGAGCGCACAGCTCCCCCTCTCGATCTGGCTCCCCGACTCGATGGCCGGCCCGACCCCCGTGTCCGCGCTCATCCACGCCGCCACGATGGTCACCGCCGGCGTCTACCTCATCGCACGCACCTACCCGTTCTTCGAGGCCAGTGGTGGGGCGGCGCTCACGACCGTGGCGTGGGTCGGCGCACTCACGTGCTTCCTCGCCGGCGCCGCCGGAACCATGCAACTCGAGCTGAAGAAGGTGCTCGCCTACTCGACGATCAGCCAGATCGGCTACATGTTCCTCGGGCTCGGTGTCGGTGCACCGGCGGCGGCCGTCTTCTTCGTGATCATGCACGCCTTCTTCAAGGCGACGCTGTTCCTCGGCGCCGGGTCGCTGATGCACTCCAACAACGACAACCAGGACATGCGCGTCATGGGGGGTTTCCGCCGCTACATGCCGCTGACGGCCCTCGGTTTCATGGCGGCCTGGCTGTCGATCTCGGGCGTCTTCCCCTTCGCCGGGTTCTGGTCGAAGGACGGCGTCCTCGAGAGCGCCTTCTTCGCGGGCGGCTGGTCGAACAAGGCCGTGTGGGTCCTCGGGACCGCCTCCATCTTCTTCACGGCCTTCTACCTGACCCGTCAGGTGTGGATGGTCTACTTCGGCAACGAGCGCTTCCGGAAGGGGGTCCCCGTCGTCTCGGGAGGTTCCGACGACGACCCTGCCCCGCCCGTGGACGACGCCACCGACGGCGCTGAAGCACCCGTCGGCGTCGACGAGCCCCCGGCAGCGGGCGACCTGGCCGCCGAGGTCGCCATCGACCTGAAGATGCCCGTCGACCCCGAGCCGCAACTCGAGGAGCCACCCCCGGAGCGGAACTGGCTGATGACGGTGCCGCTGCTCGCCCTGGCGGTCCTCGCCACGGTGGGTGGCGTCATCAACCTCCCGTTCACGTCGTTCGAGAACCTCGACAAGTGGCTGGATCCGGTGTTCGAGGGCACGGAGCCGATCCACGCACCGTCATTCCTCGCCGGGTTCTCGCTCAGCATGCTCTCCCTGGCGATCGCGGTGGGCACCATCTTCTTCACCCGCCACATCTACCGTCGGGGGCTCCCCGGTCGCACCGACATCCTCCCCGCCAAGGTGGGCCGCCTGAGCGTCGTGGTCGCCAACGCCTTCTACCTCGACAGGCTCGTGTCGTGGTGCGTGCGCCGCCCCGGCCGCTGGTTCGCCGACTTCCTCGCCGGGCCCGTCGACGAGCGGGGGATCGACGGCACCGTCAACGGCGTCGGCCGCCTGTTCCTGTGGGGTAGTCGCAACGTCCGACGGGTCCAGACCGGCAACGTACGCAACTACGCGCTCGGCGTCCTCGTCGGTTCGGCGCTCATCCTCCTCTACGTGGTCTGGCGGGTCCTCTGA
- the nuoK gene encoding NADH-quinone oxidoreductase subunit NuoK, producing the protein MTADYYLVLAAMLFTIGGIGFLVRRSVLVMFMCVELMLNAATLSLVTYAQKLDNISGQTIVFFVLVVAAAEVAVGLAIIVAIFRRKKRDTADDLDLLKG; encoded by the coding sequence ATCACCGCCGACTACTACCTCGTCCTCGCCGCCATGCTGTTCACCATCGGCGGAATCGGCTTCCTCGTCCGGCGCAGTGTCCTCGTCATGTTCATGTGCGTGGAGCTCATGCTCAACGCTGCGACGCTGTCGCTCGTCACCTACGCCCAGAAGCTCGACAACATCAGCGGGCAGACCATCGTGTTCTTCGTCCTCGTCGTGGCCGCCGCGGAGGTGGCGGTGGGCCTGGCCATCATCGTCGCCATCTTCCGGAGGAAGAAGCGCGACACCGCCGACGATCTCGACCTCCTGAAGGGCTGA
- a CDS encoding NADH-quinone oxidoreductase subunit J, giving the protein MEVVIFFVFAAIALGGALGVVLFRNPVHSALALVATLLSVAVFFLQQEAQLVAAVQVIVYASAIVVLFLFVIMLLGVDRTLDLDDPRPYQRPLALGFGCLLFAEVIFLTGRTWTTGLRSLEGSLGGEDGGNVDTVARSIFGDYLWPFEITAVLLVIAVVGAVVLSRQTFRSSQIRDDVDAPGDADADATGGGSS; this is encoded by the coding sequence ATGGAGGTTGTCATCTTCTTCGTGTTCGCAGCGATCGCCCTGGGCGGCGCGCTCGGCGTCGTGTTGTTTCGCAATCCCGTCCATTCGGCGCTGGCGCTCGTCGCGACGCTGCTCAGCGTGGCCGTTTTCTTCCTCCAGCAGGAGGCACAGCTCGTCGCAGCGGTCCAGGTGATCGTCTACGCCAGCGCCATCGTCGTGCTGTTCCTCTTCGTCATCATGCTGCTCGGCGTCGACCGCACGCTCGACCTCGACGACCCCCGGCCCTACCAGCGCCCGCTCGCTCTCGGGTTCGGGTGCCTGCTGTTCGCCGAAGTCATCTTCCTCACGGGTCGTACGTGGACGACGGGCCTCCGGTCCCTCGAGGGGAGCCTCGGCGGTGAGGACGGCGGCAACGTCGACACGGTCGCACGCAGCATCTTCGGCGACTACCTCTGGCCGTTCGAGATCACCGCCGTGCTGCTGGTGATCGCCGTGGTCGGAGCGGTGGTGCTCTCACGGCAGACGTTCAGGTCGTCGCAGATCAGGGACGACGTGGATGCGCCGGGTGACGCAGACGCCGACGCGACCGGGGGAGGGTCGTCGTGA